GTAAGCCATCTTTCTGCTTGTGGCTGTCAAGGTTAAAAATTCTCCTGTAACTACGTGTTAACCTGTAAGTCAGATGAACACTTTTGCCTGAATTGGGTAGTATTTTGTGTATTCTGTGTTCAGGTCTACGCCTCTCAGCGTATGCGTGCTGTCAAGGGTAAGATGAGGAACCGCAGACGTATCCAGCGCAAGGGACCATGCATCGTCTTCAACAAGAACAATGGTGTGACCAGAGCATTCAGAAACATCCTAGGTGAGTCCTAGAACAGTCTGCCACTAATGTGATGGCTCTTTAGATAGAGTACACTACTTTTACTGTAGTTATACTGCATACCCTAATGCGATCACTTGGGATTTTACACTCTGTACTGAGTTTTGAAGCCTTTACTAAGTGAAGTCACTAGCGATGATGATATTCCACTTCTGGTCCGTGTTTCTGAACCCACTGATTATGTTGGAAGTCCTGAGCTTGTTCATACCTCACTTTTGAGAGGTAACGAAGTGAAGTGCTCTGTTTTTACACAAGTTACATGTGTATATTAACCCTGTGGATTCCTGCCTGTAGGCATCACATTGCAGAATGTGAACAAGCTGGACCTGCTGAAGCTTGCTCCTGGTGGCCATATCGGTCGTTTCTGCATCTGGACAGAGAGCGCCTTCCGCAAGCTGGACGGCCTCTATGGCACATGGCGCAAAGCCTCACAGAAGGTTGACTacaagtgagtgtttgtgttgaaACCATGATAGTAGCTtgttctgaggtgtgtgtgtgtgtgtgtgttctaccaTGATGAGCTTGCACTTCAAGGTCCGTGTTTCTGAAAGGAATGACGTCTTGCTGAAGTTCTGAGTGTACATAGTCCTTAAGAGTCTGAAATTTATGAAAGACTAGATATCTGTAACTCATCCTTTGTCATTCCTGCTTGcaataaagtattttgtgaCTACTGACTTTCTTCCTCATCTTTGTCCAGCCTGCCAAAGCACAAGATGACCAACACAGACCTGTGCAGAATTTTAAAGTGACGAGATCCACAAAGCACTTTGAGCCCCACAGTAAGTAACATCACTCTGTCGTCTAGGACTGCATTTCTTGGAGGCTTTGTTGAGCAACAACTGTGGAGCATTCCATAATTTATGATGGTAGCTTCTAACAACGCTTTCAGGAAGCTCATTGCAGAATAACTTCTACCATAGCCATGTGTAGCGATGATGATATTCCACTTCTGGTCCGTGTTTCTGAACCCACTGATTATGTTGGAAGTCCTGAGCTTGTCCATATCTCACTTTTGAGAGGTAACGAAGTAAAGTGCTCTGTTTTTACACAAGTTACATGTGTATTAACCCTGTGGATTCCTGCCTGTAGGCATCACATTGCAGAATGTGAACAAGCTCGACCTGCTTAAGCCTGCTCCTGGTGGCCATATCGGTCCTTTCTGCATCTGGACAGAGCACCTTCCACAAGCCGGACGGCCTCGATGGCACATAGCGCAAAGCCTCTTCCCAGAAGGTTGACTACAAGTGAGTGCTTGAGTAGTGTCTTGTGTTTGAAACCATAATTGTAGTGtattctcgtgtgtgtgtgtgtgcgtgccatgTGTAGCAATGATGATATTCCACTTCTGGTCCGTGTTTCTGAACCCACTGATTATATTGGAAGTCCTGAGCCTGTTCGTACCTCACTGCTGGAGGTCACTAAGTGAAGTGCGCTGTCGGTTGCTCCTGTGTTGCAGCCTaaccttgtgtgtgttttgtcatcCTGCAGAAAGAAGATGCAGTGCAGTTCTAAAGAATCCTCTTgaagtgcacagacacacaatacagACGTTTTTCTGGGATTTGGGGTGTTATTTTGTGTCTGGTGCttccacacatatacaaacctgAGAAGGGTTTCTGAATGTATCCTGTCTTCAGTCTCCGGGTGATCTGTTCAAAATTTGCAGGGTCGTCTAAGTCATCGGTCGAAACATTTGAATATTCCCAGCGACCACCCCCTTTCATCAGAGTTGCGATTGGGCCTCGGCAGTTTTAAGTTTGGGAACCTCTGACCTAGCCTATGCTGGAGGTGACCTAGGACATCTGGTAATAGGCAGccaatttcaaatgcttttatCCTTTTGAATAGGATACATCAACTCTAGTGGGCTTATATACCGACCCAAATTAAATTTTACCCATTATTTTACATTGTTAGGCCATGTTACATCATACATGCAGGTGTATGAATTGATTCTGCTATGGTTATTGTATTTAGCTGACATTTTGGCTGAACTCCAATTAAAGATTAAAGTCTTTAAAAATCACTGCAGGCTGTGTCATTTTATAGAAGTGAGGTGGAGAAATGATGCCATGCTATGAATGATGTAGTTAAATAAACTGCAAGTTTATTGAACACAAATATCCCTAAATTTTCCAAGAGATTCTTTTGAAACacaaattagcacaaatactcATGGGGTAGAGCAGAGGTATAAGGCTGGGAATGTCTACTCCCTATAAATAAGCATATTTAAGGGACCGCAAATGCCCATAGGTCTAATGGTCCTTTAACAGGATGAAGCCACTTGTACAAATATAAATCAAGGGAaaatatgtagtgtgtgtgtaatgggttTGCATTCAGTTTTTACACTTAAGTGTTCCTATGGCTGTGAAACCTGTACAGTTAGGGAAGAGATACTTCTCCATTCGATCAGCAGGGAGGGCCTCCAAGCGACATGTCAAATGGCTCAATTAACTCTGCTGGGGGGAATAAAAACTCATTCTTAATCTGGAGCGTGGATCAAAGCTTTTAAAGTGCTCATCTGTCTTTCAGTGCGTCACTTAGCAGACAAGCTAAACCTTTACGAGACCCTCATTGAGCTCAAAATACCAGGTGTGTTCTAGTCCATGGCTACTGCCCTCATACTGGCCATTTTATCTACAGTTTCAAGCAAACAATTGACAATTTGTACACAATGTTCAGATTTAAAAGTTCAAAGGGGGAATCTGTGTTGTGGAGTGAGGCAGTGATTGGCAAATTTGTTAATTGATTGGCAGACTTGTAATGGTGTTCGCACATGTTAGCCAGTTGGTTAGTGCATGacgggaaagtgtgtgtgagtgtctttgCTTGGGGTTGGCAGAGGGACTTGTTTGACATGGCTgttgtggggagtgtgtgtcagGGGTCGCACTCTCACACCCCCGCACTGTGGGTGGGGGTCACGGGTTGGTTCAGGCCGATGGTGCTGCACAGCCAGCCGGCAAAGTCCACCTCCTCAGCCTCGGACTGCTTGATGAAGGGGTGGACCTGAGGAAGAGATGCAGGACACAGAAGGGATTAGGTCCTCTGTGCAGTCAGCAGTGCCTAagctcacacgcgcacacacacctggccgGCGATCAGCTCCATcagtcatgtaggcctacatgtgtgggtgtgtgtaggtagCTGATGAATACACAAACCCAACTATGGGAAAAGATTTGGTTGGAGCTGACCATGTAATTGGCCTCCAGGTTTACTGAAAATAGTTGTGTAACTTCCTGACTGTTAAATGTTtatctctgtacttgtactctgcacaatgacaataaggtTGAATCTAATATTACTCCCTTAGAGGTGGACACATGCTGACACAGTAAAGGGAAGCTTACAATAGTCATTATGTATGCTCATATATGACTTCACTGCCCCCTTTTAGAATGGGCAGTGCTATCCTTTTAATTAAGCTGTTGCTGTATAAATAACCTGGAATTGCAAAATAACTGACTAGAGGCAGGCTAGCTCAGCTCACAACCCCAGTACATAGGCAGGCTAGCTCGGCTCACGACCCCAGTACATAGCTGACTAGAGGCAGGCTAGCTCAGCTCACAATCACAGTTCTCTATATGGAAATACAATGTGGAAATACAATAAGGCCCAACTGCTCTGTAAATTACTTGACACATTCTCACCCTTTATCTTCTTTCATTAAAAACAATCTCCCTTTCCTTCCTTAGCCACTGTGGCTCGTCTTCCAGCCTCTCTGGCAGTTAGACGGCCTGTATGGTCTGTCTGAGCCCAGTGTTCCTGAAGCATGGCTCTACAGCACCATGCTTTGAGTGTTTTCTCCACTGCTATTTGAATCAGAGTTCACTTTTAAAGTACCTTAGGTGAAAATGTCTGCAAAATGAGTATAAGTGTCAACAAAATGAGAGcaatatacagtaggctaaagTTGTGGGAAGGAAATTGTGTCAACTCGTGTTGTGTGAAGTTGAGAGCTGTAACTCATACTTACTATCAGCTGCTTCAGGTCCGCCCTTTCTGCTGGATTCTTGATTAAGCTGCATATAGAGAAATAATAAATCAGCTTTGATTGGTGTGTTGAGTGTAGACCACATTTATCTTTATGCAGTTACACTGTCATTCCACAAGGGGGCAGCATGCTTCACTGATGAGTTGATTTTACTGGAATTCATGTGCCTCATTTACGGACACGCATCCCACACACACTACTTGAGACCTGGCCAACCTCTCTGAggctgtgtaggtgtgtgtcagTACGTACCATTTATTAACAAAATCTTGGAAGTCAGCACTGAAGATCCCTGGCAGCTTTGGAGGAGGCTGAAAATAAAGTCATGATTCacatcacattcacacatgcactaGATTCCAGGAAGAAGTATCTTTATGGCAGTCAAGACCGCCCCActcacttcattcacgatataGTCAAGCAGCTCAAAGATCGCCATTGGAGGCCGGCTGTCAGGGCCATAggctaaaaatgaaaacaatgatgGTTAAATACCACATTTTATTTAAAGACTAGCTTTTCAATGCTATGATGCAATTATACTGTTAAATATGAGTAATGTAAGAAGTTTAAGAGTTAATAGGCAGAAAAAAATAAcatgatctatctatctgtctatctaccaACCTACCTTTCTGACtgactgtctatctgtctgtctgcctatgtatgtatgtatatgtatgtacctatgtatgtgtgtgtgtgtgtgtgtgtatgtatgtatgtgtgtatgtatctatctatctatttaactCTTCATGTGCCCTGAGCCACTCACAGCTGCCAGGCCTGCCGGGGGGCCTGGGTTTGGGGGAGGCCTCTGTGGACGAGGGGTCTCCCTCCACGGGCTGTCCGAAGATCTGCTCCAGCTCCTTGGCGTCCGGGGGCGGGATGGGGAAGCGGCCGATGGCCATCTCCACCAACGACAAGCCCATGCTCCAGATGTCCGACTGCACCGAGTAGTGGGTGCCCTGCAGCCTCTCCGGCTGGGGAAgcgggaggggggtggggaaaTGGGAGGGGAGGACAGGAAGACAGGGATGACGTAACGGGAGCCCCAGCTTAACGGGTGGGCTCATGTaagatatctctctctctcacacacacacacacacacacacgtacgcatacAGGCCAGCAACAGAACAATGCCTGCTATTTATTTCAACACCTGCCAAGTCTTGGCAAACTCTCATCTCTGAAAGGCTTTGAGTGAATCGTGCAGATTTAACTCTATGTTCCCAGTGACCGTGTGTTTATGTTAGGGATAaacattcttagaaacataacaTTGCCTGTAACAGCACACAAAGAAATACCACAGTGCATGTTTGAATCGGTAACATTCAGTGTTGAATGGGCACCATTTATGGGCAGCTCATACACAGGTGGCTAAAAGCCCACCAAGTTTGATCCCAGCCACAGTGCATCACAATAGTTATACTGTTTATACTATTCTAAATGTACAGTTGCCTGTCAAAGCACATTAAACATTCCGTGCTCAGTGATTTCTGTCATTCACAATGTGTCGTTGTGttgttagtttgtttattagcgTTGGGTGGGCATGTGTTTTGTTCGTCTGGCCAGaggacgcacagacacacacagggacaacaCGGCACAGAGgacgcaggacacacacacacggtacagAGGAcatagggacacacacacacgacacacacggCACAGAGGACGcagggacacacaaacacaacacagaggacgcaggacacacacacacacggtacagAGGAcgtagggacacacacacaggacacacggCAGAGGACgcaggacacacaaacacggcaCAGAGGACgcaggacacacaaacacggcaCAGAGgacgcaggacacacacacggcacaaaggacgcaggacacacacacggcactaAGGACGCAGGACACACACGGCACAGAGGACGCAGGACACACGGCACAAAGGACGCAGGACACACACGGCAAAGaggacacaggacacacacggCACGGGCAGCAGCAGGAGGGACTTACAGACATGTATGAGCGTGTCCCTACAAACGAGTTGGCCATGGAGTCAATGAGCTGGCCGCTCACGCCGAAATCACACAGCTTGATCTCCCCGCGTGAGTTCACCAGGATGTTGGAGGGCTTCACGTCTacgaaggaggaggaggaggaggctaaTTACTTTGACAGCAGGGAACAGAGAGCATGTCCACCTCCATTTACTAGCCTGAACAGGGAGAGCATGTCCACCTCCATTTACTAGCCTGAACAGATTAAGGAGATGGCCCTCACTACACGGCATGCACTCTCAGCATATACAATACACACTTTGAAATAACAACACTGCCAACTTAGTGTGAAATACTATAAGTAATGTCTATAtactatataataataatagggctgttaatcgattaaaaaaatttatctaattaattacatactctgtgattaattaatctaaattaatcgcatatatgattttggctgtgaaagtattttaaatatttaaattcaaatgaatcattgaataatcagcattagtgacattaaagttcaaaaactcttttattattattttaataatggccataatctatgatatgacctaatatgctgaggaaataaattcaaaagtgcttcgggaagaagttttttttatcacgtacattgcagaggactttattttaatcaacactttatatttatcaacaccatcaggccatttttgaaaagtaaatgttccaatcaatgatctaggcagcacattttcttctctctccttcattttacagtctaatggttactgactacaacggctcagggtcaaaggtcatacagaatcgattaatctgcgttattttttttttatttagttattttttctcaaattaattaatcgaaatgaatcagttattttgacagccctaaataataatataaaaggTGAACAATATAAAGCATTTCTAATGTGCAAGGAAAGGGACTTGCCAACATGCTTTACTGAAAATACAGCATGTATATGTCTTTATATCCATAAATATATACGTATTTAAAGAAAAAGATATTTCTAGAtaagtgcatatttgtgtgAGTAGTAAAACATGAGGTCTGTCCCATGCTGCTGGTTGGGAGAACGGAGCCACTGACCTCTGTGCATGATCTTGTGTTTTTCCCTCAGGTATGACAGGCCTTTTATCACCTGGTGAGACAGCAGGGGAGAGGTCTgttacatttcaaacacacacacacacacacacacaaaagcacataaACACTCTTATACACatgaacatgcatacacacacacacatgctcacactctAAAATGCACATGCTACCACACTGCAAAAAACGGCTGAAATGAAAAACATTGGCACTCACTGCGATGCAAACGGCTAAAATGAAAAACATTGGCACTCACTGCGATGCTGACTTTGCCCAGGATCTCTTCAGGGATTTTGCCGGCCTTCTTCAGGGACTGGTCCAGAGATCCACCGTCCTGCAAACACAATCAGTATTTACATCTggtcatggaaacacacacacacacacacacacacacacacacacaattacaatgACTAAGGATCAAATGTAATATGTGCATGTATTTTTTGCATTCTCTCTTGATGCTCTTGATGCTCCAACCCGccagtgtgtgtagagtgatgtgtgtgagatcagtgtgtgtagagtgctgtgtgtgagatcagtgtgtgtagagtgatgtgtgtgagatcagtgtgtgtagagtgatgtgtgtgagatcagtgtgtgtagagtgctgtgtgtgagatcagtgtgtgtgtgagatcagtgtgtgtagagtgatgtgtgtgagatcagtgtgtgtagagtgatgTGTATGAGatcagtgtgtgtagagtgatgtgtgtgagatcagtgtgtgtagagtgctgtgtgtgagatcagtgtgtgtagagtgctgtgtgtgagatcagtgtgtgtagagtgctgtgtgtgagatcagtgtgtgagtgtgagatgtTGTAGACATTCTAAGTGAGATCAGACATCAGAGATGTGCTGGGAAACTCAAGATACAGCACACCTACACGTCCGTCCCATAGCTGTAGGAGATGGATGCACACCTACACGTCCGTCCCATAGCTGTAGGAGATGGATGCACACATACCAAGGGTGGGAGGCAAGTTGGCCTACCTGTCTGTCAGCCTACCAACATGTTTGTCCACATGTTTCTCTGCCTACCTGCCTGCTGTCtgtttgcctgtctgtctgtctgttccctTCCTGTCTCTTCAAATATCCACTCCACAACCATGTTCCAAGCAGATCTAatctctactccctctctcaccatccatccatccatccatccatcacccACCATGTGTTCCATGCAGATGCTGATCTCCCCGTCGCTGTAGAAGGCTCCGTAGAAGCCCACGATGTAGGGCGAGTTGCACTCATGCAAGACCTGCAGCTCTCTGATGATCTGGTTACGGATGGCCGGCTTGATCTCCAGGTGGATCAGCTGGGAAtgcgtacacacagacacacacacacacacacacacacacacacacaaaaaaaaaacacacacacacacacacaggggcatgaGTGAGCGAGGCTAGGTCATTGGAGCATTGGAGACCTTCCGTATGTGTGAGCCACTGAATTACATGTAGTCAGTCAGGCAGAAATCCATTCACTCCATCCATGCCTTCATATCACTGGGCTTTTTAAATTAACTAGACCAAAATAGACTGCAGATATCTGAGCTCTCATTTCACAGGGTATACTATGTATTAATGTTGCAatgtgacatacagtacatgtaggcTCTTGTCTATCTTATATAGATTTTATATAGATCTGCTATATTTTACTCATAGTACATCACTAAGATTTCATTTCAACAGAATATTGACTTAAAGTGATAcgccaccatttggggaaatatgctcattttccacctcccctcgagttaaacaattgagttttatctttctccagttcatacagccgttctctgagtctgactccagcctagcatagatcattgaatcggattagaccattagcatctcgcacGCTATCGCCAGACTCGGAGAACgactggatgaactggagaaggtaaaactcaattgtttaaAGGAGTATTCCGGTGAGATATTGACCTAATTGTGTTGAagcatgataccg
This DNA window, taken from Alosa sapidissima isolate fAloSap1 chromosome 11, fAloSap1.pri, whole genome shotgun sequence, encodes the following:
- the map2k1 gene encoding dual specificity mitogen-activated protein kinase kinase 1 isoform X1, which encodes MQKRRKPEPITLNPIPDGNAINGTGSSETNLEALQKKLEELELDEQQRKRLEAFLTQKQKVGELKDDDFEKICELGAGNGGVVFKVSHKPSGLIMARKLIHLEIKPAIRNQIIRELQVLHECNSPYIVGFYGAFYSDGEISICMEHMDGGSLDQSLKKAGKIPEEILGKVSIAVIKGLSYLREKHKIMHRDVKPSNILVNSRGEIKLCDFGVSGQLIDSMANSFVGTRSYMSPERLQGTHYSVQSDIWSMGLSLVEMAIGRFPIPPPDAKELEQIFGQPVEGDPSSTEASPKPRPPGRPGSSYGPDSRPPMAIFELLDYIVNEPPPKLPGIFSADFQDFVNKCLIKNPAERADLKQLIVHPFIKQSEAEEVDFAGWLCSTIGLNQPVTPTHSAGV
- the map2k1 gene encoding dual specificity mitogen-activated protein kinase kinase 1 isoform X2; amino-acid sequence: MARKLIHLEIKPAIRNQIIRELQVLHECNSPYIVGFYGAFYSDGEISICMEHMDGGSLDQSLKKAGKIPEEILGKVSIAVIKGLSYLREKHKIMHRDVKPSNILVNSRGEIKLCDFGVSGQLIDSMANSFVGTRSYMSPERLQGTHYSVQSDIWSMGLSLVEMAIGRFPIPPPDAKELEQIFGQPVEGDPSSTEASPKPRPPGRPGSSYGPDSRPPMAIFELLDYIVNEPPPKLPGIFSADFQDFVNKCLIKNPAERADLKQLIVHPFIKQSEAEEVDFAGWLCSTIGLNQPVTPTHSAGV